A single region of the Psychrobacter alimentarius genome encodes:
- a CDS encoding nitrilase-related carbon-nitrogen hydrolase, which translates to MNNKANNHPFITAAIQMNSQQDVEKNLADIKAAIADACNQGAQLIILPENCCSMGEQFATAERFDELSATIAHYASTYNVYVLIGSLPCTYRPDGMLVPNDRLRQVSQLFAPDGTRVARYDKIHLFTATVADKQGNYNEAATFEPGTQTVVTPLEINDVVYQLGMMVCFDLRFPALAQRLRQAGADLLSAPSAFTYLTGQAHWSLLLRARALDSQCMVIGAAQGGDHIYKGGNIRQTWGHTAISAYDGTIIDSYDDSKLNQDNKNYAIVMATFEKQAQVQGRQKLPIFDCHRLA; encoded by the coding sequence ATGAATAATAAAGCAAATAACCATCCATTTATCACGGCGGCCATTCAAATGAATAGTCAGCAAGATGTCGAAAAAAACCTAGCCGATATAAAAGCCGCTATTGCTGATGCGTGTAATCAAGGTGCACAGCTTATTATCTTACCTGAAAACTGCTGTAGCATGGGTGAGCAATTTGCCACTGCAGAGCGGTTCGATGAGCTGTCAGCGACGATAGCCCATTATGCCAGTACTTACAATGTCTATGTGCTGATAGGTTCACTACCCTGCACTTACCGTCCTGATGGCATGCTTGTGCCTAACGATAGGCTGAGACAGGTCAGTCAGCTGTTCGCCCCTGATGGCACACGCGTGGCACGCTATGACAAGATTCATTTGTTTACGGCGACCGTGGCTGACAAGCAAGGTAATTACAATGAGGCGGCAACATTTGAGCCAGGTACCCAAACCGTGGTCACACCGCTTGAAATCAATGACGTGGTCTATCAATTGGGTATGATGGTGTGCTTTGATCTGCGCTTTCCTGCATTAGCGCAGCGTCTGCGTCAGGCAGGTGCCGACTTGTTGAGTGCTCCGTCAGCCTTTACCTACTTGACAGGTCAAGCGCACTGGTCGCTGTTATTGCGCGCGCGTGCCTTGGACAGCCAGTGTATGGTGATTGGCGCCGCTCAGGGCGGTGACCATATTTATAAAGGCGGCAACATTCGTCAGACATGGGGGCACACAGCGATTAGCGCTTATGACGGCACCATTATAGACAGTTATGATGATAGCAAGTTGAATCAAGACAATAAGAATTATGCCATTGTCATGGCTACATTTGAGAAGCAAGCACAAGTACAAGGTCGACAAAAACTGCCTATTTTTGATTGCCATCGTTTGGCATAA
- the pta gene encoding phosphate acetyltransferase produces the protein MQTILLVPISRGIGVTSAALGLIRAFDYNGIKAGFMKPFLQDDTLDKQRSLDSSSALTMHAFGLKPPKSISRQRVERMIGDGNLDDLMEEVVINYHTIGDGHDVIICEGLVPTTETSYASQINRAIAHALDAKIIFVSTADTSNPAYLADKLDVHAREFGGIATARTLGVILMRVQDVPNTFETQPVAPGEAVVHLDDSFMQEVKRLSPHFDTDAFRLIGVVPFSDSLSVPRTWDIATELDAKWLNVGEAKTRRINRISLTARSVARVDEVFKRGTLIVVPGDRDDLLLAAGLACINGIPLAGLVLTGGVEPSATVAELWQSALKTGIPVMSVEDDSYETVQSLVHMSSEIPSDDTERAEEVARYVAAHLNLDWIKEYFSRDYERRLSPSAFRHQVVKKAQTAKKRIVLPEGSEPRTVEAACICQSRGIANCVLLAKRSDVEQVAKNRDLVIPEGLEIIDPDDLDMSKYIAAVVERRKGKTSEDVAAEYLKDTVYLGTTMLQMDEVDGLVSGAIHTTANTVRPAFQLIKTAPQYSLVSSIFFMLLPEQVVVYGDCAINPDPTAEELAEIAIQSAQSAAAFGIDPKVAMISYSTGSSGAGADVEKVTRATQIVRERAPDLKVDGPLQYDAASVMSVGKQKAPDSPVAGQANVFIFPDLNTGNTTYKAVQRSANVVSVGPMLQGLNKPVNDLSRGALVDDIIYTIALTAIQAYSDEI, from the coding sequence ATGCAAACCATTTTACTTGTTCCCATTAGTCGCGGTATCGGTGTCACGTCAGCCGCGCTTGGACTGATTCGTGCTTTTGATTACAACGGTATCAAAGCTGGTTTTATGAAACCGTTTTTGCAAGATGATACACTGGATAAGCAGCGCAGCTTGGACAGCTCAAGTGCTTTAACCATGCACGCTTTTGGGCTAAAACCGCCCAAATCCATCAGCCGTCAGCGCGTTGAGCGCATGATTGGTGATGGTAACCTTGATGATCTGATGGAAGAAGTGGTCATCAATTATCACACCATCGGTGATGGTCATGACGTCATCATTTGTGAAGGACTAGTACCAACCACTGAGACATCTTACGCCTCACAAATCAACCGTGCCATTGCTCATGCACTGGATGCCAAGATCATCTTCGTCAGTACGGCTGATACCAGCAACCCTGCCTATCTGGCTGACAAACTCGATGTTCACGCTCGTGAGTTTGGTGGTATTGCCACTGCGCGTACACTTGGGGTGATTTTGATGCGGGTACAAGACGTACCCAATACTTTTGAGACCCAACCGGTCGCACCAGGTGAAGCTGTCGTGCACTTGGATGACTCGTTCATGCAAGAAGTAAAACGCTTGTCCCCCCACTTTGACACTGATGCCTTTCGCTTGATCGGTGTGGTGCCTTTTAGCGACTCACTCTCTGTGCCGCGTACGTGGGACATCGCCACTGAACTTGATGCCAAATGGCTCAATGTGGGTGAAGCAAAAACGCGCCGCATTAACCGTATTAGCTTAACCGCTCGCTCCGTTGCTCGCGTCGACGAGGTGTTCAAACGTGGCACTTTAATCGTCGTCCCTGGTGATCGTGATGACTTACTACTGGCAGCTGGCTTGGCCTGTATCAATGGCATCCCGCTGGCAGGTTTGGTTTTAACGGGCGGCGTTGAGCCAAGTGCAACCGTTGCGGAATTGTGGCAATCAGCGCTCAAGACGGGTATACCTGTCATGAGTGTGGAAGATGACAGTTATGAGACCGTACAGAGCTTGGTACACATGAGTTCTGAGATTCCAAGTGATGACACTGAACGTGCGGAAGAAGTGGCACGTTACGTGGCAGCGCATCTAAACTTGGACTGGATTAAAGAGTATTTCAGCCGTGATTATGAGCGACGCTTGTCTCCTTCTGCCTTTCGTCATCAAGTGGTCAAAAAAGCACAAACGGCCAAAAAACGTATCGTCTTGCCAGAAGGGTCTGAGCCGCGCACTGTCGAGGCCGCCTGTATCTGTCAGAGTCGCGGTATCGCCAATTGTGTGCTACTTGCGAAGCGTAGCGACGTTGAACAAGTGGCCAAAAATCGTGATTTGGTCATTCCAGAAGGGTTAGAGATTATCGATCCTGATGATCTCGATATGAGCAAATATATCGCTGCCGTCGTTGAGCGCCGTAAAGGTAAAACCAGCGAAGATGTCGCTGCTGAGTATCTCAAAGATACAGTGTATTTGGGTACGACCATGCTACAGATGGACGAAGTCGACGGCTTGGTTTCTGGAGCGATTCATACTACTGCCAACACCGTACGCCCAGCGTTTCAGTTGATTAAGACAGCACCGCAATACTCTTTGGTATCGTCCATCTTCTTTATGCTATTGCCTGAGCAAGTGGTAGTTTATGGTGACTGCGCCATCAACCCTGATCCAACCGCAGAAGAGCTGGCTGAGATTGCTATTCAGTCCGCGCAATCGGCTGCGGCTTTCGGTATTGATCCAAAAGTTGCGATGATCAGCTACTCTACTGGCTCATCAGGTGCCGGTGCAGATGTCGAAAAAGTCACTCGTGCCACTCAAATTGTGCGTGAGCGCGCGCCAGATCTAAAAGTCGATGGCCCCCTACAGTATGACGCCGCCTCAGTCATGAGCGTCGGCAAACAAAAAGCGCCAGACTCACCAGTTGCTGGACAAGCCAACGTCTTTATTTTCCCAGATCTCAATACAGGTAATACCACTTATAAAGCCGTACAACGTAGTGCCAATGTCGTCAGTGTTGGTCCTATGTTGCAAGGATTGAACAAGCCTGTGAACGACTTGTCACGTGGCGCCTTGGTCGATGATATTATTTATACCATCGCGCTGACGGCCATCCAAGCTTATAGCGATGAGATTTAA
- the lptM gene encoding LPS translocon maturation chaperone LptM — protein MLTIRRTSKTEYANMITISRCAVSTLIISSVAILGVSGCGQKGDLYLANADGQSAQSSTAVLDSTSHPQDAAFAGIDDDSTNNANNVSNTQNAQDFELPEPSTDPNDY, from the coding sequence ATGCTTACTATCCGCCGCACTTCAAAAACCGAGTACGCCAATATGATTACCATCAGTCGATGTGCCGTCTCAACGCTTATCATCAGTAGTGTTGCGATACTGGGTGTGTCAGGCTGTGGACAGAAAGGCGATTTATACTTGGCAAATGCTGATGGTCAATCAGCACAGAGTAGCACTGCTGTATTGGACAGTACCAGTCATCCACAAGACGCTGCCTTTGCGGGTATCGATGATGACAGTACTAATAATGCTAACAACGTATCAAATACGCAAAACGCGCAGGATTTTGAGCTACCAGAACCGAGTACTGATCCCAACGACTATTAA
- the rsfS gene encoding ribosome silencing factor, with the protein MTNTMTEERIKECLTLVDSALNDMKAKNITVMDVADLTDVMEHIVIADGTSKRHVRAMADSVGAEAKKSGFMPLGREGGIDSDWTLIDLGAVVVHMMTPQAREFYDLEGLWSSPDQLAELVATPREKKTAGRRNKNK; encoded by the coding sequence ATGACCAATACCATGACTGAAGAACGCATAAAAGAGTGTTTGACCCTTGTAGACAGTGCGCTGAACGATATGAAAGCGAAAAATATCACTGTAATGGATGTAGCAGATTTGACTGACGTTATGGAACACATCGTCATCGCTGATGGTACGTCGAAGCGTCACGTGCGCGCCATGGCCGATAGCGTCGGTGCTGAAGCCAAAAAATCTGGCTTTATGCCACTTGGCCGTGAAGGCGGTATCGACTCTGACTGGACGTTGATTGATTTGGGTGCTGTTGTTGTGCACATGATGACGCCGCAAGCTCGTGAGTTCTATGACTTAGAAGGCTTATGGTCATCACCTGATCAGTTGGCTGAGCTGGTTGCAACCCCGCGTGAAAAGAAAACCGCAGGCCGTCGCAACAAAAACAAATAA
- a CDS encoding nicotinate-nicotinamide nucleotide adenylyltransferase gives MPNTTDSLDDKTSRPAIRAYLGGSFDPVHQGHVQMAMYVYERLLPIAAQQQRDLHVSLLPNSRSPFKQKSTDPHHRLAMLKLATLETPIQIDELELWQTPPVYTIDSVRTLRERYPRDSLIFIIGMDSALSLPHWKEGLALTNHVNLWIFSRSHVSRIFDKDDADKDDVDNDILPDPDNMPNTDTIQAKLPVPLQSLVVGTPTELVTPITKALATNTGLKSTHQGHIYIDARPVAAVSSTQIREQLQSVQDRLNIMQAADRQMTSIPPINDIMSHTAINPLPKWLNSAVYHYIIAHQLYSAAQFR, from the coding sequence ATGCCAAATACCACTGACAGTCTCGATGATAAAACCTCTAGGCCTGCCATTCGTGCTTACTTGGGTGGCTCGTTCGATCCTGTGCATCAAGGTCATGTGCAAATGGCCATGTATGTGTATGAGCGTTTGTTACCGATAGCGGCGCAGCAGCAGCGCGACCTGCATGTGTCATTATTGCCAAACTCACGCTCCCCATTTAAACAAAAAAGCACAGACCCTCACCATCGTCTAGCGATGTTAAAGCTGGCGACCCTAGAGACACCCATTCAGATTGATGAGCTTGAGCTATGGCAAACGCCGCCTGTTTATACCATCGATAGTGTACGTACGTTAAGGGAGCGCTATCCACGTGACAGTTTGATCTTTATCATTGGTATGGACAGCGCGCTGAGCTTGCCGCATTGGAAAGAAGGGCTGGCGCTGACGAATCATGTCAATCTCTGGATCTTTAGTCGCAGTCATGTCAGTCGCATCTTTGATAAAGATGATGCGGATAAAGATGATGTGGATAATGATATTCTGCCAGACCCAGACAATATGCCGAACACAGACACCATTCAAGCCAAACTGCCCGTGCCGCTACAATCATTAGTCGTTGGCACACCGACAGAGCTAGTCACGCCCATTACTAAAGCGCTTGCGACGAATACTGGCTTGAAAAGCACGCATCAAGGCCATATTTATATAGACGCGCGGCCTGTCGCAGCCGTGTCGAGCACGCAGATACGCGAGCAGCTACAGTCTGTGCAAGATCGATTGAATATAATGCAAGCAGCCGACAGGCAAATGACCTCTATACCACCAATAAATGATATCATGAGCCATACTGCCATCAATCCGTTACCTAAATGGCTAAATTCGGCTGTTTATCACTATATTATCGCCCATCAGCTATATTCTGCTGCTCAATTCCGTTAA
- a CDS encoding acetate/propionate family kinase: MSASLTNTFDDKNSETSTLTNPTLVLNCGSSSIKYALISDDNATRITGLAENLGLDTARIKHTTLNGEKLEISIPGGNHKFALQKILELLEQYHFIAVGHRVVHGGREYSEAVRVDDHVLDEVKRLKVLAPLHNPAHALGIEAVQAIYPDIPQVVVFDTAFHQTMPPVAFRYPLPKNLYEEHKIRRYGFHGTSHAYVSERASDITDASGTHGWLTAHLGNGCSATAVYDGKSLDTSMGLTPLEGLMMGTRSGDVDPSLHIHLKRQLGMSLEDIDTMLNKESGLLGISGLSNDLRTVEQAAKEGHKDAQLAIEMFCYRVGKYLASLSCALPEFTGIVFTGGIGENSVSTRTRILEVMRHFGIKVDADKNANLVGGNEGSFHSSDSSLELWVIPTDEEGRIAQETREALHLV, from the coding sequence ATGAGCGCGAGTCTAACCAACACTTTTGATGACAAAAATTCTGAAACATCAACCCTAACCAATCCTACCTTAGTCCTCAACTGTGGTTCTTCTTCCATTAAGTACGCACTGATTAGTGACGATAATGCAACTCGTATCACAGGTCTGGCCGAAAACTTAGGACTCGATACCGCCCGTATCAAACACACCACTTTAAACGGCGAGAAGCTTGAAATCTCAATACCAGGTGGTAATCATAAGTTCGCCCTACAAAAAATTCTTGAGCTATTAGAGCAATATCATTTCATCGCGGTCGGTCATCGCGTGGTTCATGGCGGCCGTGAATACTCTGAAGCGGTACGTGTCGATGATCATGTCCTTGACGAAGTTAAGCGTCTAAAAGTATTGGCACCGCTACATAATCCTGCTCATGCTTTAGGTATTGAAGCCGTTCAAGCCATTTACCCTGATATTCCACAAGTCGTCGTTTTTGATACTGCGTTTCATCAAACTATGCCTCCTGTTGCCTTTCGCTATCCGCTACCAAAAAACCTGTACGAAGAACATAAAATCCGTCGTTACGGCTTTCATGGTACGTCTCACGCTTACGTCTCAGAGCGCGCAAGTGATATCACCGATGCAAGCGGCACACATGGTTGGCTGACCGCACATTTGGGTAATGGCTGTTCAGCGACTGCGGTCTATGATGGCAAGAGTCTTGATACCAGCATGGGCTTGACGCCACTTGAGGGGCTTATGATGGGTACGCGCAGCGGCGATGTCGATCCAAGCTTACATATTCATTTAAAGCGCCAGCTGGGTATGAGTTTAGAAGACATCGATACCATGCTCAATAAAGAAAGCGGTCTGCTGGGTATTTCAGGGTTGTCGAATGACTTGCGTACCGTTGAGCAAGCCGCCAAAGAAGGTCACAAAGACGCCCAGCTTGCTATCGAGATGTTCTGTTACCGCGTGGGTAAATACCTTGCCAGCTTGAGCTGTGCGTTGCCTGAATTTACTGGTATCGTCTTTACTGGCGGTATTGGAGAAAACTCGGTCAGCACACGTACGCGCATTTTAGAAGTGATGCGTCATTTTGGTATTAAGGTCGATGCAGATAAGAACGCAAACTTGGTTGGCGGTAACGAAGGCAGCTTCCATAGTAGCGATAGTAGCCTTGAGCTATGGGTCATACCAACCGATGAAGAAGGTCGCATTGCTCAAGAGACGCGTGAAGCGTTGCATCTGGTCTAA
- the lysA gene encoding diaminopimelate decarboxylase, with amino-acid sequence MSHSELPTGESVTTQTEQGLYVDPKALTNHLPALQYRDEALYMEQVSIESIAKQYGTPCYVYSKQAILDVYQAYTDSFASLDHQICYAVKANSNLAVLSVLAQAGAGFDIVSRGELMRVVAAGAQASRLVFSGVGKTYGDIEYALTQGIGCFNVESISELTLINEVAKTLDKPAPISLRVNPNVDAKTHPYISTGLKDNKFGITHEDALAVYQQAAAMSHIDIVGIDCHIGSQLTEVEPFVAALDKVIELIHSLREHGIELRHIDLGGGLGVRYIDETPVSIEEFAAALLPKLSELGLTVFFEPGRSIVANAGVLLTQVDVLKPTEHKNFAIVDAAMNDLIRPALYQAEMAVIPNVLPDAGLDTNDTKAWDIVGAICETGDFLAKDRLLSLAEGDILAITGAGAYGFTMSSNYNSRPRASEVMVSEDRHQLIRKRETIESLYADEVLWQD; translated from the coding sequence ATGAGTCATTCTGAGTTACCTACTGGCGAATCTGTCACTACCCAAACAGAGCAAGGATTGTATGTCGATCCCAAGGCTTTAACCAATCACTTGCCAGCCTTGCAGTATCGTGATGAGGCGCTGTATATGGAGCAAGTCAGTATTGAGAGCATTGCCAAACAGTATGGCACGCCATGCTATGTCTACTCAAAACAGGCCATATTGGATGTTTATCAAGCTTATACCGACAGCTTTGCCAGTCTAGACCATCAGATATGCTATGCCGTCAAGGCCAACTCCAATCTGGCAGTGCTGAGCGTATTGGCACAAGCAGGCGCAGGCTTTGACATCGTCTCACGTGGTGAGCTAATGCGTGTGGTAGCGGCTGGAGCTCAGGCGTCACGCCTGGTATTTTCAGGCGTGGGAAAAACTTATGGCGATATCGAGTATGCGCTGACCCAAGGCATTGGCTGCTTCAATGTTGAGTCTATCAGTGAGCTGACCCTCATCAATGAGGTGGCAAAGACACTTGATAAGCCTGCACCAATCTCATTACGCGTCAATCCAAACGTCGATGCTAAAACTCACCCTTATATCTCGACTGGTCTAAAAGACAACAAATTCGGTATCACGCACGAAGATGCGCTTGCAGTTTATCAACAGGCAGCAGCAATGTCTCATATCGATATTGTCGGTATCGATTGCCACATTGGCTCACAGTTAACGGAAGTTGAGCCATTTGTTGCCGCTTTGGACAAAGTCATTGAGTTGATACATAGCCTACGGGAGCATGGTATTGAGCTGCGTCATATTGATTTGGGCGGTGGCTTGGGCGTGCGTTATATTGATGAAACCCCTGTGTCTATTGAAGAATTCGCAGCAGCATTACTGCCCAAACTGAGTGAGCTTGGTTTAACGGTGTTCTTTGAGCCGGGTCGTAGTATCGTTGCCAATGCTGGCGTGCTCTTAACCCAAGTCGATGTGCTCAAGCCAACTGAGCATAAGAATTTCGCTATTGTCGATGCAGCGATGAATGATTTGATTCGCCCAGCGTTATATCAAGCAGAAATGGCAGTCATTCCAAACGTATTGCCTGACGCTGGCCTTGATACCAATGACACGAAAGCATGGGATATTGTCGGGGCTATTTGTGAAACGGGCGATTTTTTGGCCAAAGACCGTCTATTATCCCTAGCGGAAGGGGATATCTTAGCAATTACGGGTGCGGGTGCTTATGGATTTACCATGAGCAGCAATTACAACTCGCGCCCACGTGCAAGCGAGGTGATGGTGTCAGAGGATCGTCATCAACTGATCCGCAAACGTGAGACGATTGAATCCTTGTACGCTGATGAAGTTTTGTGGCAAGACTAA
- the dapF gene encoding diaminopimelate epimerase — MLIEFTKMHGLGNDFMVIDLVTQRLELTKDLVQLLGDRHLGIGFDQLLVVEPPMRPDVDFSYRIFNTDGTEVEQCGNGARCFARFVQARKLSFKQRLRVETASGIISLTTDRYGWVEVDMGKPKFEPNEIPFTPRATTKIQNAYHLDVNGTPVQLYVANMGNPHAVIKVDDVLDADVETLGKAIESHPAFPDRVNVGFMQVMNQRHIRLRVYERGVGETQACGTGACAAVAVGIREGWLDEGEDVRAQLYGGSMIIRWQPGYSVMMTGPTAFVYEGVFSPDGLMAQAGLKPHSED, encoded by the coding sequence ATGCTAATAGAATTCACTAAGATGCATGGTCTGGGCAACGATTTTATGGTCATTGATTTGGTGACCCAACGCTTAGAGTTAACCAAGGATTTGGTACAGTTATTGGGAGATCGTCATTTAGGCATTGGTTTTGATCAGCTACTCGTGGTCGAGCCACCGATGCGCCCTGACGTTGACTTTAGCTATCGCATCTTCAATACCGACGGTACAGAGGTTGAGCAGTGCGGCAATGGGGCGCGTTGTTTTGCCCGTTTTGTTCAAGCACGTAAGCTGTCATTCAAACAGCGTCTGCGTGTTGAGACTGCAAGTGGCATTATCTCTTTGACGACCGACCGTTATGGTTGGGTCGAAGTCGATATGGGCAAGCCCAAATTTGAGCCAAATGAGATTCCATTTACACCCAGAGCCACCACAAAAATCCAAAATGCCTATCATTTGGATGTCAATGGTACGCCAGTGCAGCTCTATGTTGCCAACATGGGCAACCCACATGCGGTGATCAAAGTCGATGATGTACTTGATGCCGATGTCGAAACACTGGGTAAAGCCATTGAGTCGCATCCTGCGTTTCCAGATCGCGTCAATGTCGGGTTTATGCAAGTGATGAATCAGCGTCATATTCGTCTGCGTGTTTATGAGCGCGGTGTTGGTGAAACACAAGCTTGCGGAACGGGCGCTTGTGCTGCTGTTGCTGTCGGTATACGCGAAGGCTGGCTTGATGAAGGCGAAGATGTGCGCGCGCAGCTCTATGGCGGCAGTATGATTATCAGATGGCAGCCAGGGTACTCAGTCATGATGACTGGCCCAACAGCCTTTGTCTATGAGGGTGTATTTAGCCCTGATGGGCTGATGGCACAAGCCGGTCTCAAACCTCACTCAGAAGACTAA
- a CDS encoding tyrosine recombinase XerC translates to MVMSNQDEQSTNAAPWLSAELAAAVELDTALQELLSPVHRWLNTLSVRNHSPHTLTAYFAGLNQLALFLRGKRLSWTRCDKRQLAQHIGHRLDEDKLALASVQQELSAIRHFYGWLIEENLARINPTTGYQLKRSPRPLPSIADVDLLTQLLDQDMPDTPEQARLWLRDKAMFELLYSSGLRVGELVALDMADVDLSDLRVRVTGKGNKTRLVPLGAKAAQAIMRYLPHRDLWVEQQDRALFISEKLGTRLSTRAVQQRLKVAATRAGIAQNLYPHLLRHCFASHMLSGSGDLRAVQEMLGHSDISTTQIYTHVDFAKLTQVYDRAHPRATHAQNESESL, encoded by the coding sequence ATGGTGATGTCCAATCAAGACGAACAATCTACGAACGCGGCGCCATGGCTATCAGCCGAGCTGGCCGCTGCGGTAGAGCTGGATACCGCACTACAAGAGCTACTATCGCCTGTCCACCGTTGGCTCAATACTTTGTCGGTGCGTAACCATTCGCCGCATACGCTAACGGCGTATTTTGCTGGACTCAATCAGTTGGCACTGTTTTTGCGCGGTAAGCGTTTGTCATGGACACGCTGTGATAAGCGTCAATTGGCACAACATATCGGCCATCGTCTAGATGAGGATAAGTTGGCACTGGCTAGTGTGCAACAAGAGCTATCGGCTATTCGCCATTTTTATGGTTGGTTAATTGAAGAGAATTTGGCACGTATTAATCCAACCACAGGTTATCAGTTAAAGCGTAGCCCGAGACCGTTGCCGTCTATCGCGGATGTGGATTTATTGACGCAGCTGCTCGATCAAGACATGCCTGACACGCCCGAGCAAGCCCGTTTATGGTTACGCGATAAAGCCATGTTTGAGTTGCTTTATAGTAGTGGACTACGCGTTGGTGAATTGGTCGCACTTGATATGGCAGATGTAGATTTGTCTGATTTACGGGTGAGAGTCACGGGTAAGGGTAATAAAACGCGCTTGGTGCCTTTGGGCGCCAAGGCCGCACAGGCCATCATGCGCTATCTGCCGCACCGTGATTTATGGGTAGAGCAACAAGATAGGGCATTGTTCATCAGCGAAAAACTGGGAACTCGCTTATCGACGCGCGCCGTGCAACAACGATTAAAGGTGGCGGCGACTCGTGCTGGCATCGCGCAAAACCTATATCCACATTTACTGCGTCATTGCTTTGCCTCACACATGCTATCAGGCAGTGGCGACTTGCGTGCAGTTCAAGAAATGCTTGGGCACAGTGATATCAGTACCACGCAAATTTATACCCATGTTGATTTTGCTAAATTGACACAGGTCTATGACCGCGCTCATCCGCGAGCGACGCACGCACAAAATGAGAGCGAGAGTCTTTAA